A DNA window from Comamonas fluminis contains the following coding sequences:
- a CDS encoding response regulator: MLNVLLLDDHAVVRTGYRRLIDAEPDMQVVAEAATAAEAYALLQQQHIDLAVVDISLRGTSGIDAIRRIVTRDISAKVLVLSMHDNPGIVTQAMRAGALGYLTKSSEPGDLLDAIRTVARGRRVLSPDVAQVLAEASLDQEQMLNRLTPREFEVLRMVASGEETRQIASCMHLSPKTVLNHLSMVRQKLETDSDFKLLRLAVRHGLVDLHAV, encoded by the coding sequence ATGCTCAATGTGCTGTTGCTTGATGATCATGCGGTGGTTCGCACCGGATACAGGCGCCTGATCGACGCCGAGCCAGACATGCAGGTGGTGGCGGAGGCTGCTACGGCCGCTGAGGCTTATGCGCTGCTGCAACAGCAGCACATTGACCTGGCCGTGGTGGATATCAGCCTGCGCGGAACCAGTGGCATTGATGCGATCCGGCGGATTGTCACCCGGGACATCAGCGCCAAGGTTCTGGTGCTTTCCATGCATGACAACCCCGGCATCGTCACGCAGGCCATGCGTGCAGGTGCGCTGGGCTACCTCACCAAGAGCAGCGAACCCGGAGATCTGCTGGATGCCATTCGCACGGTGGCGCGGGGGCGCAGAGTCCTGTCGCCCGATGTGGCCCAGGTGCTGGCCGAAGCCAGTCTGGATCAAGAGCAAATGCTCAACCGCCTTACGCCGCGCGAATTTGAAGTTCTGCGCATGGTGGCCTCAGGCGAGGAAACCCGGCAGATTGCAAGCTGCATGCACCTGAGCCCCAAGACGGTGTTGAATCATCTTTCCATGGTGCGCCAGAAGCTGGAAACCGATAGCGATTTCAAACTGCTGAGGCTGGCGGTTCGCCACGGTCTGGTGGACTTGCATGCGGTGTAG
- a CDS encoding cytochrome b: MKLEAAKYDRLSVTLHWLMAILLIFQLALGLWMLDLPKGPSGMRAYWFNIHKSCGMLLGMLILVRAIWACLRPRVKPAPAVIVMRRLAAASHGLLYALMLILPLSGFLGSVFSGYPIRFFGLRLPQLAQRWDEGKEWLSLLHHWAAYALIMLVTLHLLAFLHHQFILKDALVRRMRY; encoded by the coding sequence GTGAAACTTGAAGCAGCAAAGTACGACAGACTCTCGGTAACACTTCACTGGCTGATGGCTATTTTGCTGATCTTCCAGCTGGCACTGGGCCTTTGGATGCTGGACCTTCCCAAAGGCCCCTCTGGCATGCGCGCCTACTGGTTCAATATTCACAAGTCCTGCGGCATGCTGCTTGGCATGCTGATTCTTGTGCGCGCAATCTGGGCTTGCCTGCGGCCCCGGGTGAAACCTGCCCCCGCTGTCATTGTGATGCGCAGGCTTGCTGCAGCCAGCCACGGCCTGCTGTATGCGCTGATGCTGATCCTGCCGCTTTCCGGCTTTTTGGGATCGGTCTTCTCGGGCTACCCCATTCGTTTTTTTGGCCTGCGCTTGCCGCAACTGGCCCAGCGCTGGGATGAAGGCAAAGAATGGCTAAGCCTGCTGCATCACTGGGCAGCTTACGCACTCATCATGCTTGTTACCCTGCATCTGCTCGCCTTTCTGCATCACCAGTTCATCCTGAAAGATGCTCTGGTTCGCCGCATGCGTTACTGA
- a CDS encoding sigma-54-dependent Fis family transcriptional regulator — protein sequence MRTDTLSRTHESRQVAAELMASSERYTQVIDKSHRRSQAYGVAIHETPDYSGMAKTHFNDVLDESRFLFQHAAPVMETLYEQIANTHSMVLLTSSKGLILHTLGDNDFLEKASRVALMPGIDWSEKTKGTNAIGTALSEEEPLTVHGSQHYMNANKALTCSCAPIIDPYGQVIGALDVTGDHRSYHQHTLALVRMSAQMIENHMFTDSFPKAVRVHFHSRSEFLGTLVEGIAVFTPEGRFISANRSAQFQLGLSVNALKAHTFSSLFDLPLSTLMESFRSATPTPRQMCMHNGVSVWCRAEIKASNIWTHPVLPDIAPSVTTTPPVASASRPAAPQKQRPFSLTHLDTGDAQVSAIVHKLRKVTDRDIPVMILGETGTGKDLLAQAIHNDSARAGQPFIPLNCASIPDTLIEAELFGYEDGAFTGAKKKGSPGKILQANGGTLFLDEIGDMPKHLQARLLRVLQERKVCPLGAGKEVDVDVTVICATHKNLKDMMGRGEFREDLYYRLNGLVVRLPALRERTDFESVVKNLMRLLAQDRQTIGISDQVMHLLQGYHWPGNVRQLHNLLRTAMVMVDDDGNIEVEHLPDDFLEEMNTPRPAYAAAATPVPVATEPGALPSAEDTGPDGQRLQDVTLNAMAQMLRTHKGNVSAAAKALGVSRNTIYRKKGLLPPNFLD from the coding sequence ATGCGTACAGATACTTTGAGCCGTACCCACGAATCTCGGCAGGTCGCAGCAGAGCTGATGGCATCGTCCGAGCGCTATACGCAGGTCATCGACAAGTCGCATCGCCGCTCGCAAGCCTATGGCGTGGCCATTCACGAGACGCCCGACTACAGCGGAATGGCCAAGACCCATTTCAACGATGTACTGGATGAAAGCCGCTTCTTGTTCCAGCACGCAGCGCCTGTCATGGAGACGCTGTACGAACAGATTGCCAACACCCACAGCATGGTGCTTCTGACCTCTTCCAAAGGGCTGATACTGCACACCCTGGGAGATAACGACTTTCTCGAAAAAGCATCGCGGGTTGCCTTGATGCCCGGCATTGACTGGTCTGAGAAAACCAAAGGCACCAACGCCATCGGAACCGCACTGAGCGAAGAAGAGCCGCTGACGGTGCATGGCAGCCAGCACTACATGAATGCCAACAAGGCACTGACCTGCTCATGCGCGCCCATCATCGACCCCTACGGCCAGGTGATTGGCGCGCTGGACGTGACAGGAGATCACCGCAGCTACCACCAGCACACGCTGGCACTGGTGCGCATGTCTGCGCAGATGATTGAAAACCATATGTTCACAGACAGCTTTCCCAAAGCTGTCCGCGTTCATTTCCACTCGCGCTCGGAGTTCCTGGGCACTCTGGTCGAAGGCATTGCCGTCTTCACTCCTGAAGGGCGCTTTATCTCTGCCAACCGCAGCGCTCAGTTCCAGCTGGGTCTGTCGGTCAACGCACTGAAAGCGCACACGTTTTCTTCGCTGTTTGACCTGCCTCTGTCCACCCTGATGGAGAGCTTTCGCAGCGCAACCCCTACGCCTCGCCAGATGTGCATGCACAACGGGGTTTCCGTCTGGTGCCGCGCAGAAATCAAGGCCAGCAATATCTGGACTCATCCCGTACTCCCGGACATTGCCCCCTCGGTCACCACAACGCCCCCTGTTGCGTCAGCCTCCCGCCCTGCAGCACCACAAAAGCAGCGTCCTTTTTCGCTGACCCATCTGGACACGGGCGATGCACAGGTATCGGCCATTGTTCACAAGCTGCGCAAAGTCACCGACCGCGATATCCCCGTCATGATTCTGGGCGAGACCGGAACCGGCAAAGACCTGCTGGCCCAGGCAATCCACAACGATTCCGCCCGCGCTGGCCAGCCCTTCATCCCGCTCAACTGCGCATCCATCCCCGATACGCTGATCGAAGCCGAACTGTTCGGCTATGAAGACGGCGCATTTACCGGTGCCAAGAAAAAAGGCTCTCCCGGGAAAATTCTGCAGGCCAACGGAGGCACGCTGTTTCTCGACGAAATTGGAGACATGCCCAAACACCTCCAGGCCCGCCTGCTGCGCGTGCTGCAAGAGCGCAAAGTCTGCCCTCTGGGGGCAGGCAAAGAGGTGGACGTGGATGTCACCGTCATTTGCGCCACCCATAAAAACCTCAAGGACATGATGGGGCGCGGCGAATTCCGCGAAGACCTTTACTACCGGCTCAACGGTCTGGTGGTGCGCCTGCCAGCGCTGCGCGAACGCACGGACTTTGAATCGGTGGTCAAAAACCTCATGCGCCTGCTGGCGCAAGACCGTCAGACCATTGGTATCTCTGACCAGGTCATGCACCTGCTTCAGGGCTATCACTGGCCGGGCAATGTACGACAGTTGCACAACCTGCTGCGCACGGCCATGGTCATGGTGGATGACGACGGAAATATCGAAGTCGAGCACCTGCCCGACGATTTTCTGGAAGAGATGAACACCCCAAGGCCTGCCTATGCTGCAGCTGCCACGCCCGTACCAGTCGCTACAGAACCAGGCGCTTTGCCCAGCGCCGAAGACACTGGCCCCGACGGTCAGCGCTTGCAGGATGTGACACTCAATGCCATGGCACAGATGTTGCGTACACACAAAGGAAATGTGTCGGCAGCAGCCAAGGCGCTCGGCGTCTCACGCAACACCATCTACCGTAAAAAAGGTCTGCTGCCGCCCAACTTTCTTGATTGA
- a CDS encoding methanol/ethanol family PQQ-dependent dehydrogenase: MKSSANRPLRLNTLCLALAAAVSLPALAVKPVSWEDIANDHKTTNDVLTYGLGLTAQRHSPLKSVNTKNVANLLPAWSYSFGGEKQRGQEAQALIHDGVIYVTASYSRFVALDARTGKRLWTYEHRLPEDIRPCCDVVNRGPAIYGDKVYFGTLDARVVALDRTTGKVVWNEKFGDHKVGYTMTGAPFIIKDQKSGKVLLVHGSSGDEFGVVGWLYARDPDTGKEVWARPMVEGHVGRLNGQPSTPTGDPKAPTWPNDPNSPTGKVEAWSQGGGAPWQTPSFDVETNTIVVGTGNPAPWNTWKRTAKGDDPRNWPSLYTSGQAYVDPTTGDLKGFFSHTPNDAWDFSGNNSVLLFDYKDQKTGKTVKASAHADRNGFFFVTDRQKLAQAGDGHPWKQNAIINAWPFVDGITWASGFDLKTGLPIEKNNRPPEPKAGEEKGESIFVSPPFLGGTNWMPMSYSPDTGLFYIPANHWAMDYWSEQITYKPGAAYLGQGFRIKKLHEDHVGILRAINPQTGKIAWEHKEQLPLWAGTLTTAGGLLFTGTSDGFVKALDQKTGKELWKFQTGSGVVSVPVTWEMDGEQYIGIQSGYGGAVPLWGGDMAELTKQVSQGGSMWVFKLPKQVASR, translated from the coding sequence ATGAAAAGTTCTGCCAACCGTCCTTTGCGCCTGAACACACTGTGTCTTGCGCTGGCCGCCGCTGTTTCCCTGCCCGCACTGGCTGTAAAGCCGGTGTCGTGGGAAGACATTGCCAACGACCACAAGACCACGAATGACGTGCTCACCTATGGCCTGGGCCTTACGGCACAGCGTCACAGCCCGCTCAAGAGCGTGAACACCAAGAACGTGGCCAACCTGCTGCCTGCATGGAGCTATTCGTTCGGCGGTGAAAAACAGCGTGGCCAGGAAGCCCAGGCGCTCATCCACGACGGCGTGATCTACGTTACCGCCTCGTACTCGCGCTTTGTGGCGCTGGATGCCCGCACCGGCAAGCGTCTGTGGACCTATGAGCACCGCCTGCCCGAAGACATCCGCCCCTGCTGCGACGTGGTCAACCGTGGCCCGGCCATCTATGGCGACAAAGTCTATTTCGGCACTCTGGATGCCCGCGTCGTGGCCCTGGACAGAACCACCGGCAAAGTCGTCTGGAATGAGAAGTTTGGCGATCACAAGGTGGGCTACACCATGACCGGTGCGCCTTTCATCATCAAGGATCAGAAGTCCGGCAAGGTGCTGCTGGTGCACGGCTCCTCGGGCGATGAGTTCGGTGTGGTGGGCTGGCTCTACGCCCGTGACCCCGATACCGGCAAGGAAGTCTGGGCACGGCCCATGGTGGAAGGTCATGTAGGCCGCCTCAACGGCCAGCCCAGCACCCCCACTGGCGACCCCAAGGCCCCCACCTGGCCTAACGACCCGAACTCCCCCACTGGCAAGGTCGAGGCCTGGAGCCAGGGCGGCGGCGCACCATGGCAGACCCCTTCTTTTGACGTGGAAACCAACACCATCGTGGTGGGCACCGGCAACCCCGCCCCCTGGAACACCTGGAAGCGCACCGCCAAGGGCGACGACCCCAGAAACTGGCCCAGCCTCTACACATCAGGCCAGGCCTATGTGGACCCCACAACCGGCGATCTGAAAGGCTTCTTCTCGCACACTCCCAATGACGCCTGGGACTTCTCCGGCAACAACTCCGTGCTGCTGTTCGATTACAAGGACCAAAAGACCGGCAAGACCGTCAAGGCATCGGCCCACGCCGACCGCAATGGCTTCTTCTTTGTGACCGACCGCCAGAAGCTCGCGCAAGCTGGCGACGGCCATCCCTGGAAGCAAAACGCCATCATCAATGCGTGGCCGTTTGTCGATGGCATCACCTGGGCTTCCGGCTTTGACCTGAAGACGGGCTTGCCCATCGAGAAGAACAATCGCCCGCCAGAGCCCAAGGCCGGTGAAGAAAAGGGTGAAAGCATCTTTGTATCGCCACCATTCCTGGGCGGCACCAACTGGATGCCCATGAGCTACAGCCCCGACACCGGACTGTTCTACATCCCCGCCAACCACTGGGCCATGGACTACTGGTCTGAACAGATCACCTACAAGCCCGGTGCGGCCTATCTGGGTCAGGGTTTCCGCATCAAGAAGCTGCACGAAGACCACGTCGGCATTCTGCGCGCCATCAACCCGCAGACCGGAAAAATTGCCTGGGAACACAAAGAGCAACTGCCTCTGTGGGCGGGCACTCTGACCACCGCCGGTGGCCTGCTGTTCACCGGCACCTCGGATGGCTTTGTGAAAGCCCTGGATCAGAAGACTGGCAAGGAACTGTGGAAGTTCCAGACCGGCTCTGGTGTGGTATCGGTTCCTGTGACCTGGGAGATGGATGGCGAGCAGTACATCGGCATTCAATCCGGCTATGGCGGCGCCGTGCCACTGTGGGGCGGTGACATGGCCGAGCTGACCAAGCAGGTGTCGCAGGGCGGCTCCATGTGGGTCTTCAAGCTGCCCAAGCAAGTCGCCAGCCGTTAA
- a CDS encoding sensor histidine kinase, whose product MQSKTRLVQYLTGACVIWLLMAFTGGVAHWRQLAQDSARTSEQLVELLLMASELRMSGEAVNAETVTALMADVEMANASVYLERSDMERTLLSSGAGSALALSPEGHTFRLPLNQGGSSLLVYLHHAGQQALLHKLLMYQLALFLLMCVSVTLIFSVASRRMRNELRNITVTLRQSRASVQQLGQRLLQLQDEERSFLARELHDEFGQNLTAVSTAAAFVERHAANGNAELLAECGRDIRIAAASMAQQVRGMLRSLRPQGLQGSGLKQALQDQVNNSRLHAEGVQLQVQMPSSLPLLSDAAALALYRTLQEALTNVLKHAQARVVRLVIEHDEHRLWMRIDDDGCGHELDVRSMARGGVTGMQERARAGGGSCEFNASVLGGICVYLSLPVLGKKNEGDLSNAQCAVA is encoded by the coding sequence ATGCAGTCGAAAACACGCCTCGTTCAGTACCTGACAGGCGCATGCGTCATCTGGTTGCTGATGGCTTTTACAGGCGGTGTGGCGCACTGGCGGCAGCTGGCGCAGGACAGTGCACGCACCTCAGAGCAACTGGTAGAGCTGTTGCTGATGGCGTCTGAACTGCGGATGAGCGGCGAGGCCGTGAATGCAGAAACGGTGACTGCACTGATGGCCGATGTGGAAATGGCCAATGCGTCTGTGTATCTGGAGCGTTCAGATATGGAGCGAACACTGCTCAGTTCCGGAGCAGGGTCTGCACTGGCGCTGTCACCAGAAGGGCACACTTTCAGACTGCCGCTGAACCAGGGCGGAAGCAGCCTGCTTGTGTATCTGCACCATGCAGGGCAGCAGGCCTTGCTGCACAAGCTGCTGATGTATCAGCTTGCCTTGTTTTTGCTGATGTGCGTCAGCGTGACTCTTATCTTCAGCGTCGCCAGTCGCCGCATGCGCAATGAACTCAGGAACATTACGGTGACGCTGCGCCAGTCCAGGGCCAGCGTGCAGCAACTGGGGCAGCGCCTGCTGCAATTGCAGGACGAGGAACGCAGCTTTCTGGCCAGAGAGCTGCACGACGAATTTGGTCAGAACCTGACGGCTGTCAGCACGGCTGCTGCGTTTGTGGAGCGCCATGCTGCGAACGGCAATGCGGAGCTGCTGGCGGAGTGCGGCAGGGATATCCGGATTGCCGCGGCCTCCATGGCGCAGCAGGTCAGAGGCATGCTGAGATCGCTGCGGCCTCAGGGGCTGCAAGGCTCGGGCCTGAAGCAGGCCTTGCAGGATCAGGTCAACAACAGCCGTCTGCATGCCGAGGGTGTGCAGCTGCAGGTGCAGATGCCATCAAGCCTGCCCCTGCTGTCAGATGCGGCGGCGCTGGCCCTCTATCGCACCTTGCAGGAAGCACTGACCAATGTGCTCAAACATGCGCAGGCACGAGTTGTGCGTCTGGTGATTGAGCACGATGAACACAGGCTCTGGATGCGCATTGATGACGATGGATGCGGTCACGAGCTTGATGTACGCAGCATGGCCCGTGGTGGTGTGACTGGCATGCAGGAAAGGGCGCGGGCAGGCGGCGGAAGCTGTGAGTTCAATGCGTCCGTTCTGGGGGGCATCTGCGTGTATCTGAGTTTGCCCGTGCTCGGTAAAAAGAATGAAGGAGACCTGTCCAATGCTCAATGTGCTGTTGCTTGA